The proteins below come from a single Asanoa ferruginea genomic window:
- the pucL gene encoding factor-independent urate hydroxylase, with protein sequence MAITLGDNRYGKAEVRLVRVVRDGARHELRDLTVSVALAGDLAAAHEGDNSGVLPTDTQKNTVYAFAKRYGVGEPEAFGLLLARHFVDTQPTISWARVDLIEHPWSRLGPHSFARDGGPTRVASVTVTGDASHVVSGLAGLVLLNTTDSEFHGYVRDGYTTLPETTDRVLATEVSARWRWASVGAAASWGASFQGVRDALVEAFVETYSYSLQQTLYAMGSRALEKQPELAEVRLVLPNKHHFLVDLAPFGLDNDNEVYVATDRPYGLIEGTVLRDDAPPAPEAW encoded by the coding sequence ATGGCGATCACCCTGGGCGACAACCGCTACGGCAAGGCCGAGGTCCGCCTCGTCCGGGTGGTCCGCGACGGCGCCCGCCACGAACTGCGCGACCTGACCGTCAGCGTGGCGCTGGCCGGCGACCTGGCCGCCGCGCACGAGGGCGACAACAGCGGCGTGCTTCCGACCGACACCCAGAAGAACACGGTGTACGCGTTCGCGAAGCGCTACGGCGTCGGCGAGCCGGAGGCGTTCGGCCTGCTGCTGGCCCGGCACTTCGTCGACACCCAGCCGACCATCTCGTGGGCCCGGGTCGACCTGATCGAGCACCCGTGGTCGCGGCTCGGCCCGCACTCGTTCGCCCGCGACGGCGGCCCGACCCGGGTCGCGTCGGTGACCGTGACCGGCGACGCGTCCCACGTGGTCAGCGGCCTGGCCGGCCTGGTGCTGCTCAACACCACCGACTCCGAGTTCCACGGCTACGTGCGCGACGGCTACACGACGCTGCCCGAGACCACCGACCGGGTCCTGGCCACCGAGGTCTCCGCCCGCTGGCGCTGGGCCTCGGTCGGCGCCGCCGCGTCGTGGGGCGCGTCCTTCCAGGGCGTCCGCGACGCGCTGGTCGAGGCGTTCGTCGAGACCTACAGCTACTCGCTACAGCAGACGCTCTACGCGATGGGTTCGCGGGCCCTGGAGAAACAGCCGGAGCTCGCCGAGGTGCGCCTGGTGCTGCCCAACAAGCACCACTTCCTGGTCGACCTGGCGCCGTTCGGGCTCGACAACGACAACGAGGTCTACGTCGCCACCGACCGGCCCTACGGGCTGATCGAGGGCACCGTGCTTCGTGACGACGCGCCCCCGGCGCCGGAGGCGTGGTGA
- a CDS encoding 8-oxoguanine deaminase, which produces MILIENCAIATVDAAGTEYVDGHVVIGDDGRIASVGAGHAGRFQSVRRVDGTGCLLTPGLVNTHHHLYQWATRGFAPDGTLFEWLTTLYPIWAGLDAETVSATTAAGLGWLAMSGCTTSTDHHYVYPGAAGDLMAAQVAAAQEVGLRFHPTRGSMDLGRSAGGLPPDEVVEKTDDALAATEEAITRYHDPAPDSMLQIAVAPCSPFSVTGRLMEEAATLARRHGVRLHTHLAETADETDFCREQFGCTPVEYAERLGWLGTDVWLAHAVHLDDAAIGKLAATGTAVAHCPSSNARLGAGMARVRELLDAGVPVGLGVDGAASQEANQLGAELRQALYTARLRGGPTGLTAREALRLGTMGGARCLGREADLGSIEKGKLADLALWRLDDLGHVGIDDPVTALVFGPPATLELLTVGGRTIVEYGELRTADDRDLTRRTRRAHRALLRRAR; this is translated from the coding sequence ATGATTCTGATCGAAAACTGCGCGATCGCGACCGTCGACGCCGCCGGCACCGAATACGTCGACGGCCACGTGGTGATCGGCGACGACGGGCGCATCGCCTCCGTCGGCGCCGGGCACGCCGGCCGCTTCCAGTCGGTCCGCCGCGTCGACGGCACCGGTTGCCTGCTCACCCCGGGCCTGGTCAATACCCACCACCACCTCTACCAGTGGGCGACCCGCGGCTTCGCGCCCGACGGCACCCTCTTCGAGTGGCTGACCACGCTCTACCCGATCTGGGCCGGCCTCGACGCCGAGACGGTCTCGGCCACCACCGCGGCCGGGCTCGGCTGGCTGGCCATGTCCGGCTGCACGACCAGCACCGATCACCACTACGTCTACCCGGGTGCGGCCGGCGACCTGATGGCCGCCCAGGTGGCCGCCGCGCAGGAGGTCGGCCTGCGCTTCCATCCCACCCGCGGCTCGATGGACCTGGGCCGGTCGGCCGGCGGGCTGCCGCCCGACGAGGTGGTGGAGAAGACCGACGACGCGCTCGCCGCCACCGAGGAGGCGATCACCCGCTACCACGACCCGGCGCCCGACTCGATGCTCCAGATCGCGGTCGCGCCCTGCTCGCCGTTCTCGGTGACCGGCCGGCTGATGGAAGAGGCGGCGACGCTGGCCCGGCGACACGGCGTGCGGCTGCACACCCACCTGGCCGAGACCGCCGACGAGACCGATTTCTGCCGCGAGCAGTTCGGCTGCACGCCGGTCGAATACGCCGAGCGGCTCGGCTGGCTCGGCACCGACGTCTGGCTGGCCCACGCGGTGCACCTCGACGACGCGGCGATCGGCAAGCTGGCGGCGACCGGCACCGCGGTCGCGCACTGCCCGAGCTCCAACGCCCGACTCGGTGCCGGCATGGCCCGGGTGCGCGAGTTGCTCGACGCCGGCGTCCCGGTCGGGCTCGGCGTCGACGGCGCCGCATCGCAGGAGGCCAACCAGCTCGGCGCCGAGTTGCGGCAGGCGCTCTACACGGCCCGGCTGCGCGGCGGCCCGACCGGGCTGACCGCTCGCGAGGCGCTCCGGCTGGGCACCATGGGCGGCGCCCGCTGCCTGGGTCGCGAGGCCGACCTCGGCTCGATCGAGAAGGGCAAGCTCGCCGACCTGGCGCTCTGGCGCCTCGACGACCTCGGGCACGTCGGCATCGACGACCCGGTCACCGCGCTGGTCTTCGGCCCGCCGGCCACGCTCGAACTGCTGACCGTCGGTGGCCGGACGATCGTCGAATACGGGGAGTTGCGCACAGCCGACGACCGTGACCTGACCCGGCGCACCCGCCGAGCCCACCGCGCGCTGCTCCGGAGGGCCCGATGA
- the pucD gene encoding xanthine dehydrogenase subunit D, translated as MTSALKETTTVAGGVGTSPQRPDGILKVSGEFAYSSDLWADEMLWGATLRSPHPSAEIREIDISAALALPGVYAVLTADDIPGAKHYGLEVVDQPVLAVDEVRYEGEPVAIVAADHPETARRAAARIRVEYAVRAPVTDAEEALARGDLVRHVPVHRFASAGGGALTADVVVTGTYEVGMQDQAFLGPESGLAVPAEDGGIDLFVATQWLHVDQRQVAACLGLPTEKVRLSLAGVGGAFGAREDLSMQVHASLLALHTGKPVKMVYGREESFFGHVHRHPARMFYEHGADRTGKLVYVKARIVLDGGAYTSSTPAVVANAATLGVGPYEVPTVVIDAYGVYTNNPPCGAMRGFGAVQACFAYESQMDKLAAAIGVDPVEIRRRNAMTTGSVMPTGQIVDGPAPVADLLALVRDRPLPAPYAGDDRERPGGVANTTHGEGVVRGVGYAIGIKNVCFSEGFDDYSTARVRLTVIGGEPAVLVHTAAAEVGQGLVTVQAQIARTELGVARVSVATADTSVGSAGSSSASRQTYMTGGAVRAACQAVRATVLGRLGRTDELSLVDGKVVAADGSVIASLVELLGDDTVEETVEWRHKPTSPLDPATGQGDAHVQYAFAAHRAVVDVDTELGLVRVVEIATAQDVGKAVNPQAVVGQIQGGTAQGLGLAVMEEIQVVDGVIRNPSFTDYLIPTILDMPPMSVDVLELGDPTAPYGLRGVGEPPTISSTPAVVAAIRAATGLALNRVPVRPDHIACPAGPIGGPSNRAR; from the coding sequence ATGACCTCTGCTCTGAAAGAGACGACCACCGTCGCCGGCGGCGTCGGCACCTCACCGCAGCGCCCCGACGGGATCCTCAAGGTATCCGGCGAGTTCGCCTACTCGTCCGACCTGTGGGCCGACGAGATGCTCTGGGGCGCGACGCTGCGCTCGCCACACCCGAGCGCCGAGATCCGCGAGATCGACATCAGCGCCGCGCTGGCCCTGCCCGGCGTCTACGCGGTGCTGACCGCTGACGACATACCCGGTGCCAAGCATTACGGGCTCGAAGTGGTCGACCAGCCGGTGCTCGCCGTCGACGAGGTGCGCTACGAGGGCGAGCCGGTCGCGATCGTGGCCGCCGACCACCCGGAGACCGCCCGCCGCGCCGCCGCCCGCATCCGGGTCGAATACGCGGTCCGGGCACCGGTCACCGACGCCGAGGAAGCGCTGGCCCGCGGCGACCTGGTCCGGCACGTGCCGGTGCACCGTTTCGCCTCGGCCGGCGGCGGCGCGCTCACGGCCGACGTGGTGGTCACCGGCACCTACGAGGTCGGGATGCAGGACCAGGCGTTCCTCGGCCCCGAGTCGGGGCTCGCCGTGCCGGCCGAAGACGGTGGGATCGACCTGTTCGTCGCCACCCAGTGGTTGCACGTCGACCAGCGGCAGGTCGCCGCGTGCCTGGGCCTGCCGACCGAGAAGGTGCGGCTCAGCCTGGCCGGTGTCGGCGGCGCCTTCGGCGCGCGCGAAGACCTCTCCATGCAGGTGCACGCCAGTCTGCTCGCGCTGCACACCGGAAAACCCGTCAAAATGGTGTACGGCCGGGAGGAGTCCTTCTTCGGCCACGTGCACCGGCACCCGGCGCGGATGTTCTACGAGCACGGCGCCGACCGCACCGGGAAGCTGGTCTACGTCAAGGCCCGGATCGTGCTCGACGGCGGCGCCTACACCTCGTCGACGCCGGCCGTGGTGGCCAACGCGGCGACGCTGGGCGTCGGGCCCTACGAGGTGCCGACCGTGGTGATCGACGCCTACGGGGTCTACACCAACAACCCGCCCTGCGGCGCGATGCGCGGCTTCGGCGCGGTGCAGGCCTGCTTCGCCTACGAGTCGCAGATGGACAAGCTGGCCGCCGCGATCGGCGTCGACCCGGTCGAGATCCGCCGGCGCAACGCGATGACGACCGGCTCGGTGATGCCGACCGGCCAGATCGTCGACGGCCCGGCCCCGGTCGCCGACCTGCTCGCGCTGGTCCGCGACCGGCCCCTGCCGGCGCCCTACGCGGGCGACGACCGCGAGCGGCCCGGCGGGGTGGCCAACACCACCCACGGCGAGGGCGTGGTGCGCGGCGTCGGCTACGCGATCGGCATCAAGAACGTCTGCTTCTCCGAGGGCTTCGACGACTATTCCACCGCGCGGGTCCGGCTGACCGTGATCGGCGGCGAGCCGGCGGTGCTGGTGCACACCGCCGCCGCCGAGGTCGGCCAGGGCCTGGTCACCGTGCAGGCGCAGATCGCCCGCACCGAACTCGGCGTCGCCCGGGTCTCGGTCGCGACGGCCGACACCTCGGTGGGCAGCGCCGGCTCGTCGTCGGCGTCCCGGCAGACCTACATGACCGGCGGCGCGGTGCGGGCGGCCTGCCAGGCGGTGCGGGCCACCGTGCTCGGTCGGCTCGGCCGCACCGACGAGCTGTCCCTGGTCGACGGCAAGGTGGTCGCCGCCGACGGCTCGGTGATCGCCTCCCTGGTCGAGCTGCTCGGCGACGACACGGTCGAGGAGACGGTGGAGTGGCGGCACAAGCCGACCTCGCCACTCGACCCGGCGACCGGCCAGGGCGACGCCCACGTGCAATACGCGTTCGCGGCACACCGGGCGGTCGTCGACGTCGACACCGAGCTCGGCCTCGTCCGGGTCGTGGAGATCGCCACCGCGCAAGACGTCGGCAAGGCGGTCAACCCGCAGGCGGTGGTCGGCCAGATCCAGGGCGGCACCGCGCAGGGCCTCGGGCTGGCCGTGATGGAGGAGATCCAGGTGGTCGACGGGGTGATCCGCAACCCGTCCTTCACCGACTACCTGATTCCCACGATCCTCGACATGCCGCCGATGTCGGTCGACGTGCTCGAGCTGGGCGACCCGACCGCGCCCTACGGCCTGCGCGGGGTGGGCGAACCGCCGACCATCTCGTCGACCCCCGCCGTCGTCGCGGCGATCCGGGCGGCCACCGGCCTGGCGCTCAACCGGGTGCCGGTCCGCCCGGACCACATCGCGTGCCCCGCCGGTCCCATCGGCGGGCCGTCGAACAGGGCGCGATGA
- a CDS encoding (2Fe-2S)-binding protein — translation MRVSFEVNGEARDADDVWPGESLLYVLRERLGLPGAKNACEQGECGSCTVYLDGVPVCACLVAAGQAHGRAVTTVEGLAPGTGEEQLDRVQRAFLATGAVQCGFCTPGLIVAVHDLLARDPAPSDPDIREALAGNLCRCTGYEKIMEAVRLAATS, via the coding sequence ATGAGGGTCAGCTTCGAGGTCAACGGCGAGGCCCGGGATGCCGACGACGTCTGGCCCGGCGAGAGCCTGCTCTACGTGCTCCGCGAGCGGCTCGGTCTGCCCGGCGCGAAGAACGCCTGCGAGCAGGGCGAGTGCGGTTCCTGCACGGTCTACCTCGACGGGGTGCCGGTGTGCGCCTGCCTGGTCGCGGCCGGCCAGGCACACGGCCGCGCGGTGACCACGGTCGAAGGGCTCGCGCCCGGCACCGGCGAAGAGCAGCTCGACCGGGTGCAGCGGGCGTTCCTGGCCACCGGCGCCGTCCAGTGCGGGTTCTGCACGCCCGGCCTGATCGTCGCGGTGCACGACCTGCTGGCCCGCGACCCGGCGCCGAGCGACCCCGACATCCGCGAGGCGCTGGCCGGCAACCTGTGCCGCTGCACCGGCTACGAGAAGATCATGGAAGCGGTCCGGCTGGCGGCGACGTCATGA
- a CDS encoding FAD binding domain-containing protein, whose protein sequence is MEFLRPADWAEALAAKAAHPDAVPIAGGTDVMVDLNFDRSRPAALLDLTRVGALTDWGTDGDLLRIGAGVTYRRLIDELAGRVPGLALAARTVGSPQIRNRGTVGGNLGSASPAGDAHPALLASGALVELASARGTRRVPAAEFFVGPKRSVETPDELIAAFLVPAVPGAEQFAKVGTRNAMVIAVCSFALSLDPRTHSVGTGIGSAGPTPLRATEAASFLAAELPWESLGPVPAAVAARFGDLVGAAARPIDDVRGSADYRRHALAVLARRTLGWAWADLGGAR, encoded by the coding sequence ATGGAGTTCCTGCGACCGGCCGACTGGGCCGAAGCCCTCGCCGCGAAGGCGGCCCACCCCGACGCCGTGCCGATCGCCGGTGGCACCGACGTGATGGTCGACCTCAACTTCGACCGGTCCCGGCCGGCGGCGCTGCTCGACCTGACCCGGGTCGGCGCGCTCACCGACTGGGGCACCGACGGCGACCTGCTGCGGATCGGCGCCGGCGTTACCTACCGGCGGCTGATCGACGAACTGGCCGGCCGGGTCCCCGGGCTCGCGCTGGCCGCCCGCACGGTCGGCTCGCCGCAGATCCGCAACCGGGGCACGGTCGGCGGCAACCTGGGCTCCGCGTCGCCGGCCGGTGACGCGCACCCCGCGCTGCTGGCGTCCGGCGCTCTGGTCGAACTCGCGTCGGCCCGGGGCACCCGCCGGGTGCCCGCCGCCGAGTTCTTCGTCGGCCCCAAGCGCTCGGTCGAGACGCCCGACGAGCTGATCGCCGCGTTCCTGGTGCCGGCCGTCCCGGGCGCTGAGCAGTTCGCCAAGGTCGGCACCCGCAACGCGATGGTGATCGCGGTCTGCTCGTTCGCACTGTCGCTCGACCCGCGGACCCATAGCGTGGGCACCGGGATCGGCTCGGCCGGGCCGACCCCGCTGCGCGCCACCGAGGCCGCCTCGTTCCTGGCCGCTGAACTGCCATGGGAGTCCCTCGGTCCGGTTCCGGCGGCGGTGGCGGCCCGGTTCGGTGACCTGGTCGGCGCGGCCGCACGGCCGATTGACGACGTGCGGGGCAGCGCCGACTATCGGCGGCACGCGCTGGCCGTGCTGGCCCGCCGCACGCTCGGCTGGGCCTGGGCGGATCTGGGAGGTGCGCGATGA
- a CDS encoding SigB/SigF/SigG family RNA polymerase sigma factor: MAALPAGHPSRARLRDRTIEAWLPLAQHLAHRYSGRGEPTDDLLQTASVGLIKAVDKFDPERGVDFAGYAIPTIIGELKRHFRDRTWDIRVPRRLQELRLSISEANSTLLQTLGRSPTVADIAAHLKTTEEEVLEGLEGARAYNAVSLSTPTGDGERGTELGDLLGSDDTSFELAELRVALGPALATLDEREQKILTLRFYGNLTQSQIADQIGVSQMHVSRLLARALTKLRGQLGDSV; this comes from the coding sequence ATGGCCGCGCTGCCCGCCGGCCACCCGTCCCGGGCCCGGCTGCGGGACCGCACGATCGAGGCCTGGCTCCCCCTGGCCCAACACCTCGCCCACCGCTACAGCGGCCGCGGCGAGCCCACCGACGACCTGCTCCAGACCGCGTCCGTCGGCCTGATCAAGGCCGTCGACAAGTTCGACCCCGAGCGCGGCGTCGACTTCGCCGGCTACGCCATCCCGACCATCATCGGCGAGCTCAAGCGACACTTCCGCGACCGCACCTGGGACATCCGGGTCCCCCGCCGGCTCCAGGAGCTGCGGCTGTCCATCTCGGAGGCCAACAGCACCCTGCTGCAGACCCTCGGCCGCTCCCCCACGGTCGCCGACATCGCGGCACACCTCAAGACCACCGAGGAAGAGGTCCTCGAGGGCCTCGAAGGCGCCCGCGCCTACAACGCCGTCTCCCTGTCGACCCCGACCGGCGACGGCGAGCGCGGCACCGAACTCGGCGACCTGCTCGGCTCCGACGACACCTCGTTCGAGCTGGCCGAGCTGCGGGTCGCCCTCGGCCCGGCGCTGGCCACCCTCGACGAGCGCGAGCAGAAGATCCTCACCCTGCGGTTCTACGGCAACCTGACCCAGTCGCAGATCGCCGACCAGATCGGCGTCTCGCAGATGCACGTCTCCCGGCTGCTCGCCCGCGCGCTGACCAAGCTGCGCGGCCAGCTCGGCGACTCGGTCTGA
- a CDS encoding nucleotidyltransferase family protein: MKTAGLVLAAGAGRRYGGPKALVRRDGALLVERAVATARAGGLAPVFVVVGAAADRVRAEADLGDAVLVDNPEWASGMASSLRAGLAALRATDASAAAVLLVDMPGVTAAAVARVTAGADRQTLAMGGYDDRRGHPVVLGRDHWTGVAETATGDAGARAYLRAHAAAVTVVPCGDVADDTDLDTPDDQDTPPPGAQTS, translated from the coding sequence ATGAAGACGGCCGGGCTCGTGCTCGCCGCCGGCGCTGGCCGGCGCTACGGCGGACCCAAGGCGCTCGTCCGCCGCGACGGCGCACTTCTGGTGGAACGCGCCGTCGCCACCGCCCGCGCCGGCGGCCTCGCACCGGTCTTCGTCGTGGTCGGCGCCGCCGCCGACCGGGTCCGCGCCGAGGCCGACCTCGGCGACGCGGTCCTCGTCGACAACCCGGAGTGGGCCAGCGGAATGGCCTCGTCATTGCGCGCCGGTCTAGCGGCACTGAGAGCCACGGACGCGTCGGCCGCAGCGGTGTTACTGGTCGACATGCCCGGCGTCACAGCGGCCGCTGTCGCCCGGGTCACTGCCGGCGCCGACCGGCAGACCCTGGCCATGGGCGGCTACGACGATCGCCGTGGCCACCCGGTCGTGCTCGGCCGCGACCACTGGACCGGTGTCGCCGAGACCGCCACCGGCGACGCCGGTGCCCGGGCGTATTTGCGTGCCCACGCCGCTGCCGTCACCGTCGTCCCGTGCGGCGATGTCGCCGACGACACCGACCTGGACACCCCCGACGACCAAGACACGCCGCCACCGGGTGCGCAAACGTCTTGA
- the glgX gene encoding glycogen debranching protein GlgX, with product MLVWPGRRYPLGATYDGVGTNFAVYSAVAEAVELCLFDATGDEQRIDLTEVDAYVWHVFLTGVQPGQRYGFRVYGPWDPAKGLRCNPHKLLLDPYAKAIDGDVDWHPALYGHDLSDADTMSTTDSAPYLPKAVVVNPYFDWGNDRTPRTPYHDTVIYEAHVKGLTAKLPEVPEELRGTYAGLAHPASIEHLSRLGVTAVELMPVQQFVHDQHLTDRGLRNYWGYNTIGYFAPYHGYSAMGRHGQQVQEFRGMVRALHSAGIEVILDVVYNHTGEGNHLGPTLGFRGFDNPGYYRLSDEDPRYYMDYTGTGNSLNVRSPISLQLIMDSLRYWVQEMHVDGFRFDLAAALAREFYEVDRLSTFFEVVQQDPVVSAVKLIAEPWDVGPGGYQVGNFPPLWTEWNGKFRDTVRDFWRGVPGSLAEFATRISGSADLYQDDGRRPVASINFVTCHDGFTLGDLVAYNDKHNEANGENNRDGSSDNRSWNCGVEGPTADRDVLALRARQRRNFLATLFLSQGVPMLGHGDELGRSQRGNNNGYCQDNELTWVDWDRVDEHLLSFVRKLAAFRARHRIFRRRRFFTGAPVAGRDVTTPVADMAWFTPDGAPISDWDGVVNALTLFVNGEGIKERGRYGQRQVDDSFLLCFNGHHEPLSFALPPAEYGEKWQVVFDTAQVEPIDPAPTVGAGGRTTVAERSLLVLDREV from the coding sequence ATGCTGGTATGGCCCGGCCGGCGCTACCCGCTCGGAGCGACATACGACGGGGTCGGCACGAACTTCGCGGTGTACTCCGCGGTCGCCGAGGCGGTCGAGCTGTGCCTGTTCGACGCCACGGGCGACGAGCAACGGATCGACCTCACCGAAGTCGACGCGTACGTCTGGCACGTGTTCCTGACCGGTGTCCAGCCGGGCCAGCGCTACGGGTTCCGGGTCTACGGCCCGTGGGATCCCGCCAAGGGCCTGCGTTGCAACCCGCACAAGCTGCTGCTCGACCCCTACGCGAAGGCCATCGACGGCGACGTCGACTGGCATCCCGCGCTCTACGGGCACGACCTGAGCGACGCCGACACGATGTCGACCACCGACTCGGCGCCCTACCTGCCGAAAGCCGTCGTGGTGAATCCCTACTTCGACTGGGGCAACGACCGCACGCCGCGCACGCCCTACCACGACACGGTGATCTACGAGGCGCACGTCAAGGGGCTCACCGCCAAGCTGCCGGAGGTGCCCGAGGAGTTGCGCGGCACGTACGCGGGGCTGGCCCACCCGGCGTCGATCGAGCACCTGAGCCGGCTCGGGGTGACCGCCGTCGAGTTGATGCCGGTGCAGCAGTTCGTGCACGACCAGCACCTCACCGACCGGGGCCTGCGCAACTACTGGGGCTACAACACGATCGGCTACTTCGCGCCCTACCACGGCTATTCCGCGATGGGCCGGCACGGCCAGCAGGTGCAGGAGTTCCGCGGGATGGTCCGGGCGCTGCACTCAGCGGGCATCGAGGTGATCCTCGACGTCGTCTACAACCACACCGGCGAGGGCAACCACCTCGGGCCGACGCTCGGCTTCCGGGGGTTCGACAACCCCGGCTACTACCGGCTCTCCGACGAAGACCCGCGCTACTACATGGACTACACGGGCACCGGCAACTCGCTCAACGTACGCAGCCCGATCTCGCTCCAATTGATCATGGATTCGCTGCGCTACTGGGTGCAGGAGATGCACGTCGACGGCTTCCGCTTCGACCTGGCCGCCGCGCTGGCCCGCGAGTTCTACGAGGTCGACCGGCTGTCCACGTTCTTCGAGGTGGTGCAGCAGGACCCGGTGGTCAGCGCGGTCAAGCTGATCGCGGAGCCGTGGGACGTCGGGCCCGGCGGCTACCAGGTGGGCAACTTCCCGCCGCTGTGGACCGAATGGAACGGCAAGTTCCGCGACACCGTCCGCGACTTCTGGCGCGGCGTCCCGGGCAGCCTCGCCGAGTTCGCCACCCGGATCAGCGGCTCGGCCGACCTCTACCAGGACGACGGCCGCCGGCCGGTGGCCAGCATCAACTTCGTCACCTGCCACGACGGGTTCACCCTCGGCGACCTGGTCGCCTACAACGACAAGCACAACGAGGCCAACGGCGAGAACAACCGCGACGGCTCCTCGGACAACCGGTCGTGGAACTGCGGCGTCGAGGGCCCGACCGCCGACCGCGACGTGCTCGCGCTGCGGGCCCGGCAGCGCCGCAACTTCCTGGCGACGCTGTTCCTCTCGCAGGGCGTGCCGATGCTCGGGCACGGCGACGAGTTGGGCCGGTCGCAGCGCGGCAACAACAACGGCTACTGCCAGGACAACGAGTTGACCTGGGTCGACTGGGACCGGGTCGACGAGCACCTGCTGTCGTTCGTCCGCAAGCTGGCCGCGTTCCGGGCCCGGCACCGGATCTTCCGGCGCCGCCGGTTCTTCACGGGCGCGCCGGTCGCCGGCCGCGACGTGACCACCCCGGTCGCCGACATGGCCTGGTTCACGCCCGACGGGGCGCCGATCTCCGACTGGGACGGTGTCGTCAACGCGCTCACCCTCTTCGTCAACGGCGAGGGCATCAAAGAGCGCGGCCGGTACGGGCAGCGCCAGGTCGACGACTCCTTCCTGCTCTGCTTCAACGGCCACCACGAGCCGCTGTCGTTCGCGTTGCCGCCGGCCGAGTACGGCGAGAAGTGGCAGGTGGTCTTCGACACCGCCCAGGTCGAGCCGATCGACCCCGCGCCCACCGTCGGCGCCGGCGGCCGGACCACCGTCGCGGAGCGCAGCCTGCTCGTCCTCGACCGGGAAGTGTGA
- the uraD gene encoding 2-oxo-4-hydroxy-4-carboxy-5-ureidoimidazoline decarboxylase, with product MADVDRFNRLPPAEAERELLACCAAPAWVEVVAAGRPYPDRATLLAAADAALRRLTWAEVSLAISAHPRIGERPAGGDRESAWSRREQAGVAADADTRTALKRANLDYERRFDQVFLIFATGKSQAEILDALRHRLDNDDETERRTVQEELRKIALLRLERLVTDPTAPLSTHVLDLERGRPAAGVPVRLERGAETLAKGRTDDDGRLREWVPEDGWAAGDYRLVFDVAGYLDGATFFPEITIGFRVTAPDQHHHVPLLLNRHGYTTYRGS from the coding sequence ATCGCCGACGTCGACCGGTTCAACCGGCTCCCACCCGCCGAGGCCGAGCGCGAGTTGCTCGCCTGTTGCGCGGCGCCCGCGTGGGTCGAGGTGGTTGCCGCCGGCCGCCCCTATCCAGACCGGGCCACGCTGCTCGCCGCCGCTGATGCCGCACTGCGCCGGCTGACCTGGGCCGAGGTCTCGCTCGCGATCTCCGCACACCCCCGCATCGGCGAGCGCCCGGCCGGCGGCGACCGCGAGTCGGCCTGGTCGCGCCGCGAGCAGGCCGGTGTGGCGGCCGACGCCGACACCCGCACCGCGCTCAAGCGGGCCAACCTCGACTACGAGCGCCGCTTCGACCAGGTGTTCCTCATCTTCGCGACGGGCAAGTCGCAGGCCGAGATCCTCGACGCGCTGCGCCACCGGCTCGACAACGACGACGAGACCGAGCGCCGCACGGTCCAGGAAGAGCTCCGCAAGATCGCGTTGCTCCGGCTCGAACGGCTGGTCACCGATCCGACCGCGCCGCTGTCCACCCACGTGCTCGACCTCGAGCGGGGCCGGCCCGCGGCCGGCGTGCCGGTGCGGCTCGAGCGCGGCGCCGAGACGCTGGCCAAGGGGCGCACCGACGACGACGGCCGGCTGCGCGAGTGGGTCCCGGAAGACGGCTGGGCGGCCGGCGACTACCGGCTGGTCTTCGACGTCGCCGGCTATCTCGACGGCGCGACCTTCTTCCCGGAGATCACCATCGGGTTCCGGGTCACCGCGCCCGACCAGCACCACCACGTGCCGCTGCTGCTCAACCGGCACGGCTACACGACCTACCGGGGGAGCTGA